Proteins from a genomic interval of Orbaceae bacterium lpD02:
- the dsbC gene encoding bifunctional protein-disulfide isomerase/oxidoreductase DsbC, which translates to MKKLTFTLSIILSGLLIGSASASDADIMATLQKLGYPKDSIQINNTPISSMKRATTPDGVFYVTNDGKFLTQGPIYNMTGNTPENIANSENLKLINSIAKDAIVYQAKNQKYVISVFTDYTCGYCKKLHEEINSYLDLGISVHYFAFPREGLDSSVAKDMQSIWSSKDRKAAFDNAYKGGKISPATSMVPYVKMQFDAGRKIGLSGTPGIILPNGQLLGGYVPASELIKILDKTVE; encoded by the coding sequence ATGAAAAAACTAACTTTTACCCTAAGCATAATACTTAGTGGTTTATTAATCGGTTCGGCTTCTGCATCTGATGCTGATATTATGGCAACATTACAAAAATTAGGTTATCCCAAAGATAGTATCCAAATTAACAATACCCCAATCAGTTCTATGAAAAGAGCGACAACACCTGACGGTGTTTTTTATGTCACTAATGATGGTAAGTTTTTAACCCAGGGACCAATCTACAATATGACGGGTAACACACCAGAAAATATTGCTAATAGTGAGAACCTTAAATTAATTAATTCGATTGCGAAAGATGCCATCGTGTACCAAGCTAAAAATCAAAAATATGTAATTTCGGTGTTTACTGATTATACCTGCGGTTACTGCAAAAAGTTACATGAAGAGATCAATAGCTATCTTGATTTAGGTATTTCTGTTCACTATTTTGCTTTCCCTCGCGAAGGATTAGATTCATCAGTGGCAAAAGATATGCAGTCAATCTGGAGTTCTAAAGATCGCAAAGCCGCATTTGATAATGCCTATAAAGGCGGTAAAATTTCACCAGCTACGAGTATGGTTCCTTACGTGAAAATGCAGTTTGATGCTGGCCGTAAAATAGGTCTTTCTGGCACGCCAGGCATTATTTTACCAAATGGACAGTTGTTGGGTGGCTATGTTCCGGCCAGTGAACTGATCAAAATACTTGATAAAACAGTAGAATAA
- the recJ gene encoding single-stranded-DNA-specific exonuclease RecJ: MTNTVIKRRVVPSQKVKLPVISHPLLERLYLARGITSSEQLNHSTQALINYGQLSGINRAVEILYQVAVAGKNILIVGDFDTDGATSTALILTALKEFGIKNIGYLIPDRFEDGYGLSVSVVKKAQEKRADLIITVDNGVSAFDAVAFAKQHNIQVIITDHHLAPEVLPDADAIVNPNLSDCPFPSKSLAGVGVTFYFMLAFRAFLRQRQWFEAHHLKEYNLANLLDLVALGTVADVVKLDQNNRVLVQQGLARIRSGYCCVGIKALANITKRNIPRLTSQDLSYYIAPRINAAGRMENMSLGVELLLAEDEQTALEAAEILEDLNLARKTVEKNMHQDALVFIEQLEKNTNEIPNSFVIYHPDFHQGVIGVLSSRIKERFYRPVISFALADNGYLKGSGRSINGVHLRDILERVSLRDPSLMVCFGGHAMAAGLTINEKNLAKFDQYFTEEVAKVVCNICLDNVIETDGEIENCFFNLETAKLLKDNGPWGESFPEPLFDGVFLIHQQKLVVGKHLKLVVEPLDGGPLINCIAFNVDLALWPDQSVKKVKIVYQLEVDEFKGNQSISLLVRHLWAVD; this comes from the coding sequence ATGACTAATACGGTAATAAAACGACGCGTTGTGCCCTCTCAAAAGGTTAAGCTACCTGTAATCTCTCACCCTTTATTAGAAAGGCTCTACCTTGCTCGGGGGATCACGTCGAGTGAGCAATTAAATCACTCAACTCAAGCATTAATAAATTATGGACAGCTATCGGGGATTAACCGAGCAGTCGAAATACTCTATCAAGTGGCTGTTGCAGGAAAAAATATTTTAATTGTTGGTGATTTTGATACTGATGGTGCAACGAGCACAGCACTAATTCTGACCGCCTTAAAAGAGTTTGGCATCAAAAATATTGGTTACCTTATTCCAGATCGTTTTGAAGATGGCTATGGCTTGAGTGTTTCTGTTGTTAAAAAAGCGCAAGAGAAGCGAGCTGATTTAATTATTACCGTTGATAATGGTGTTTCTGCTTTCGACGCTGTCGCTTTTGCTAAACAGCATAATATTCAGGTTATTATTACCGATCATCATCTTGCGCCAGAGGTCTTACCTGATGCTGATGCCATCGTTAATCCTAACTTATCCGACTGTCCATTTCCATCTAAAAGCCTTGCTGGCGTGGGAGTAACATTTTATTTTATGTTGGCTTTTCGCGCTTTTTTACGTCAGCGCCAATGGTTTGAAGCTCATCATCTCAAAGAGTATAATTTAGCCAATTTACTTGATCTGGTTGCTCTCGGCACTGTTGCTGACGTGGTTAAGCTTGATCAAAATAACCGAGTACTAGTCCAACAAGGTCTTGCTCGTATCCGTTCGGGTTACTGCTGTGTTGGTATTAAAGCGTTAGCAAATATCACTAAAAGGAATATACCTCGATTAACTTCACAAGATTTGTCATATTATATTGCTCCGCGGATTAATGCGGCGGGTCGAATGGAAAATATGTCTTTAGGTGTTGAATTATTGTTGGCAGAGGATGAACAAACAGCTCTTGAGGCTGCTGAAATTTTAGAAGATCTTAATCTTGCTCGAAAGACCGTTGAAAAAAATATGCACCAAGACGCATTGGTGTTTATTGAGCAACTAGAAAAAAATACCAATGAAATTCCCAATAGTTTTGTTATTTATCATCCTGATTTTCATCAAGGAGTGATAGGTGTACTCTCTTCTAGAATCAAGGAGCGATTCTATCGTCCCGTTATCTCATTCGCTTTGGCTGATAATGGTTATTTAAAAGGATCGGGGCGGTCAATTAATGGTGTCCATTTGCGTGATATACTCGAGCGAGTTAGCCTGCGAGATCCAAGTTTGATGGTCTGTTTTGGCGGACATGCGATGGCAGCAGGCCTTACTATTAACGAAAAAAACCTAGCAAAATTTGATCAATATTTTACTGAAGAAGTTGCTAAAGTCGTCTGCAATATTTGTTTAGACAATGTTATAGAAACCGATGGTGAAATTGAAAACTGCTTTTTTAACCTAGAGACAGCCAAGTTATTAAAAGATAATGGTCCTTGGGGAGAATCTTTCCCTGAACCTCTATTTGATGGTGTTTTTTTAATTCATCAGCAGAAATTAGTCGTGGGTAAACATTTAAAATTAGTTGTGGAACCGCTTGATGGTGGACCATTAATTAACTGTATTGCATTTAATGTTGACTTGGCATTGTGGCCTGATCAGTCAGTCAAAAAAGTAAAGATCGTTTATCAATTAGAGGTTGACGAATTTAAAGGTAACCAAAGTATTTCATTGCTAGTAAGGCATCTTTGGGCAGTAGATTAA
- the mpl gene encoding UDP-N-acetylmuramate:L-alanyl-gamma-D-glutamyl-meso-diaminopimelate ligase: MRIHILGICGTFMAGIALIARSLGHTVSGSDKNVYPPMSTLLEKENIQIIEGYDPSQLTPAPDIVIIGNAMSRGNPCVEYVLNNNITYISAPQWLHDNVLKDRWVIAVAGTHGKTTTSGMVNWILEKSNYQQGFMIGGVPGNFAVSARLGDGNFFVIEADEYDCSFFDKRSKFMHYCPKTLILNNLEYDHADIFDDLSAIQKQFHHLVRLVPSQGLIISAQDDANLKQVLAKGCWSELVQTGDIAGWRTEKITNDASQFSVLFNNEVVGKVNYQLVGEHNMHNALMAIAAAKNVGILPKDACEALGTFINAKRRLELYGKVKDVEIYDDFAHHPTAILATLEAIMSKVGSNRRILAVLEPRSNTMKLGVSKDEIAPALGRADEVFIFQPENLPWLVSDIVDQCIQPAHWSGDLDLLVEMIATAVKPNDVILVMSNGGFGGIAQKIIDKLTKNNPLN; encoded by the coding sequence ATGCGTATTCATATTCTAGGTATTTGTGGCACATTTATGGCTGGAATAGCTCTAATTGCACGTTCTTTAGGCCATACTGTATCTGGGTCTGATAAAAATGTGTACCCACCGATGAGTACTCTGCTTGAAAAAGAGAATATTCAAATTATCGAAGGTTATGATCCAAGCCAACTTACACCTGCTCCTGATATTGTTATCATTGGTAATGCCATGTCTCGTGGTAATCCTTGTGTAGAATACGTTCTTAATAACAATATTACTTATATTTCTGCGCCACAGTGGTTGCATGATAATGTGTTAAAAGATCGTTGGGTTATTGCCGTTGCAGGAACCCATGGTAAAACAACAACCTCTGGAATGGTTAATTGGATATTAGAAAAATCTAACTACCAACAAGGCTTTATGATTGGCGGAGTGCCGGGTAACTTTGCCGTATCTGCTAGGCTCGGTGATGGTAACTTTTTTGTTATTGAAGCTGATGAGTATGATTGCTCTTTTTTTGATAAGCGCTCTAAATTTATGCACTATTGTCCAAAAACACTTATTTTGAATAACTTAGAATATGACCATGCCGATATCTTTGATGACTTAAGTGCCATACAAAAACAATTTCATCATTTAGTGAGACTAGTACCTAGTCAAGGCTTAATTATTTCGGCTCAAGACGACGCTAACCTCAAGCAAGTTTTAGCGAAAGGATGTTGGAGTGAACTCGTTCAAACGGGAGATATCGCTGGTTGGCGGACGGAAAAAATTACCAATGATGCTAGCCAATTTAGTGTCCTTTTTAATAATGAAGTGGTTGGTAAAGTAAACTATCAATTAGTTGGTGAGCATAATATGCATAATGCTTTAATGGCAATTGCAGCAGCAAAAAATGTAGGTATTCTACCTAAAGATGCTTGTGAAGCACTCGGTACATTTATTAATGCTAAGCGGCGTTTAGAACTATATGGAAAAGTTAAAGATGTCGAAATTTACGATGACTTTGCCCATCATCCAACCGCTATTTTAGCCACGCTTGAAGCGATTATGAGTAAAGTGGGTTCAAATCGACGAATATTAGCTGTACTTGAGCCGAGGTCGAATACAATGAAGCTTGGTGTAAGTAAAGATGAAATAGCGCCAGCTTTAGGGCGTGCTGATGAAGTATTTATTTTTCAGCCAGAAAATTTACCATGGCTTGTGTCTGATATCGTAGATCAATGTATTCAACCTGCACACTGGTCAGGTGATCTGGATTTACTGGTTGAAATGATTGCCACCGCAGTTAAGCCAAATGATGTTATTTTGGTAATGAGTAATGGTGGCTTTGGTGGTATAGCTCAAAAAATCATTGATAAGTTAACAAAAAATAATCCGCTAAACTAA
- a CDS encoding MalY/PatB family protein, which produces MSTFNSDLFDFDTPVNRKGTWCTQWDYVQDRFGIADLIPFTISDMDFKIAPCIEQALNQRISHGVLGYSRWNNQEYFEALSHWYLSQFSIPIDTNMTVYGPSVIYMVAKLINLWSHENESIVVHTPAYDAFYKAIIGNNRKVEACPLIKKDTNWLCDMDYLETLLGKEEVKILLLCSPHNPTGKVWSEQELKHMAQLCEKYHVKVISDEIHMDMIWQEKHLPWSQFGLNEWALLSSASKSFNIPALTGAYGFINCQETKEQYSQQLKAKDGLSSPAVLSLVATIAAYQQGSPWLKALKGYLRSNLDYVAEKLNTAFPQLKYTVPQSTYLAWIDLRALNLDEQKLQHQLIHHEKVAIMPGSTYGLEGKGFLRLNVGCSRSKVEVGVNAIINAINSIK; this is translated from the coding sequence ATGTCAACATTCAACTCTGATTTGTTTGATTTTGATACACCAGTCAACCGTAAAGGAACCTGGTGCACTCAATGGGATTACGTACAAGATCGCTTTGGTATTGCCGATTTAATTCCATTTACGATCTCAGACATGGATTTTAAAATCGCCCCCTGCATAGAGCAAGCTTTAAACCAACGCATTAGTCATGGCGTGCTAGGTTATAGTCGTTGGAATAACCAAGAGTATTTTGAGGCTCTTAGTCATTGGTATTTATCACAATTTTCAATACCTATTGATACTAATATGACCGTTTATGGGCCGTCGGTAATTTATATGGTGGCAAAACTTATCAATTTATGGAGCCACGAAAATGAAAGCATTGTGGTTCATACTCCAGCTTATGATGCTTTTTATAAAGCAATTATCGGTAATAACCGTAAAGTTGAAGCATGCCCATTAATAAAAAAAGACACAAATTGGCTATGTGATATGGATTACCTAGAGACATTATTGGGCAAAGAAGAAGTTAAAATTTTATTGTTATGTAGTCCACATAATCCAACAGGTAAAGTGTGGAGCGAACAAGAATTGAAGCATATGGCTCAGCTCTGTGAAAAATATCATGTCAAAGTGATTAGTGATGAGATCCATATGGATATGATATGGCAAGAAAAACACCTGCCATGGAGCCAGTTTGGTCTTAATGAATGGGCATTATTATCTTCAGCATCAAAGAGTTTTAATATTCCCGCACTAACTGGTGCATATGGTTTTATTAATTGCCAAGAGACTAAAGAGCAGTATTCGCAGCAATTAAAAGCTAAAGACGGTTTATCTTCCCCAGCAGTCTTATCTTTAGTCGCAACGATTGCAGCATATCAACAAGGTAGCCCTTGGCTTAAGGCATTAAAAGGTTATTTACGAAGTAATCTTGATTATGTCGCAGAAAAACTGAATACCGCTTTCCCGCAATTAAAGTATACCGTCCCTCAATCAACCTATTTAGCCTGGATTGACTTAAGAGCCTTAAACCTAGATGAGCAAAAACTGCAACACCAATTAATTCATCATGAAAAAGTAGCCATTATGCCCGGTTCAACTTATGGTCTAGAGGGGAAAGGGTTTTTACGTTTAAATGTCGGCTGTTCAAGGAGTAAAGTTGAGGTTGGCGTAAACGCGATCATTAATGCGATTAATTCCATAAAATGA
- the malX gene encoding maltose/glucose-specific PTS transporter subunit IIBC, producing the protein MSNKIRTKVTFWEFFQSLGKTFMLPVALLSFCGIMLGIGSSLASQDVRELLPFLDNHICITIFTWMSKIGSFAFSFLPAMFAIAIPLGLAREDKGVAAFSGFVGYIVLNLSINFYLTISGILPTTDPEVMRVNDIQSVFGIESINTGILGAIFVGIIVYCLHERFRSIRLPDALAFFGGNRFVPIITTFTVGILGLIVPLVWPFFAAGISGLGYLINSTGVFGPLIFGSGERLLLPFGLHHILVALIRFTDAGGTMEVCNETVSGALTIFQAQLSCPTTTSFAESATRFLSQGKMPAFLGGLPGAALAMYYCARVENRHKIKGLLISGVVACVIGGITEPLEFLFLFVAPVLYVIHAILTGLGFMVMSILNVTIGNTDGNIIDFIVFGVLHGTATKWYWVPVMAAIWFVVYFLVFRFFILRFNIKTPGREVEKQDSNEESGNISQSKSGYNVPAILKALGGADNIISLDNCITRLRLSVEDISLVDDSALKANKAIGVVRLNQHNLQVVIGPQVQLVKDELQQYLST; encoded by the coding sequence ATGTCAAATAAAATAAGAACAAAGGTAACGTTTTGGGAATTCTTTCAAAGCCTTGGCAAAACATTTATGCTGCCCGTCGCACTCCTTTCATTTTGCGGTATTATGCTAGGAATTGGTAGTTCACTTGCGAGTCAAGACGTTCGCGAATTATTACCGTTTCTAGATAATCATATCTGTATTACCATTTTTACTTGGATGAGTAAAATTGGCTCGTTTGCTTTTAGTTTTTTACCAGCCATGTTTGCCATAGCCATCCCATTAGGGTTGGCAAGGGAAGATAAAGGTGTTGCTGCATTTTCTGGCTTTGTTGGTTATATCGTTTTAAATTTAAGTATTAATTTCTACCTTACTATTTCTGGAATCTTGCCAACAACAGACCCTGAAGTAATGCGTGTAAATGATATCCAATCGGTTTTTGGTATTGAATCAATTAACACCGGGATTCTAGGTGCAATTTTTGTTGGTATTATTGTGTATTGTTTGCATGAGCGCTTTAGGTCAATTCGTTTACCAGATGCCTTGGCATTTTTTGGTGGTAACCGTTTTGTGCCAATTATTACGACCTTTACCGTCGGGATATTGGGACTAATTGTACCATTAGTTTGGCCATTTTTTGCTGCAGGTATTAGCGGCTTAGGTTATTTAATCAACAGTACAGGGGTGTTTGGACCACTTATTTTTGGTTCAGGTGAACGCCTATTATTACCTTTCGGTTTACATCATATACTCGTTGCGCTTATTCGTTTTACCGATGCGGGCGGCACAATGGAAGTCTGTAATGAAACCGTTAGCGGTGCACTGACTATTTTCCAAGCACAGCTCTCATGTCCAACGACGACCAGTTTTGCTGAGAGCGCAACACGCTTCTTATCACAAGGTAAAATGCCTGCATTTCTTGGCGGTTTGCCAGGCGCCGCATTAGCAATGTACTATTGCGCCAGAGTAGAAAATCGCCATAAAATTAAAGGATTACTTATTTCAGGCGTTGTGGCATGTGTGATAGGTGGTATTACTGAGCCATTAGAATTTTTGTTCTTATTCGTTGCACCAGTGTTATATGTTATCCATGCAATTTTAACGGGTCTTGGTTTTATGGTGATGTCTATTTTAAATGTGACCATTGGTAATACTGATGGCAACATAATTGACTTCATTGTCTTTGGTGTTTTGCATGGTACTGCCACTAAATGGTACTGGGTACCCGTCATGGCCGCTATATGGTTTGTGGTCTATTTTTTAGTATTTAGATTCTTTATTTTACGTTTCAATATTAAAACGCCTGGCAGAGAAGTAGAAAAGCAAGACAGTAATGAAGAAAGTGGCAATATATCTCAAAGCAAATCAGGTTATAATGTACCCGCTATTTTAAAAGCACTCGGTGGTGCAGATAATATTATCTCATTAGATAATTGTATTACTCGTTTGCGCCTCTCGGTCGAGGATATTAGCCTGGTTGATGATAGTGCGCTAAAAGCTAATAAGGCCATTGGCGTCGTTCGCCTTAATCAACATAATTTACAAGTCGTCATTGGTCCACAAGTTCAATTAGTAAAAGATGAACTTCAGCAATATCTATCGACATGA
- the malI gene encoding Mal regulon transcriptional regulator MalI, whose amino-acid sequence MARKTTIHDVAKYANVSVTTVSLALSGKGRISDVTTQKINEAIHQLGYIRNKNAANLRSGQSAMIGVIVKDIRDPFYASIITGINEILTQQGYVMFLTQSGNEQTALLQCANSLIEQGVSGIILCLGELITDELKIVADRQSIPLIIAAQSSNIDNMTIVRSDNRLGAKLATEYLINKGHRQIGYLGGRMDSLTRAERLAGFADGLFKHGLKFKAEWTVSHEQPEELADFEQLLKLHPNISAFLCHDSSTTLSLMLTVSKLGRALGKGRMISYFEHQIEVFSFGTQAEIYIAKNLINYIDNQPMEIGRQAADILLQNTQISTPIVIKPELII is encoded by the coding sequence ATGGCTCGAAAAACCACAATTCATGATGTTGCAAAATATGCTAACGTTTCAGTTACAACCGTTTCACTTGCTTTAAGCGGTAAAGGTCGAATATCAGATGTAACCACCCAAAAAATAAATGAAGCAATACACCAATTAGGTTATATCCGTAATAAAAATGCAGCTAATTTACGTAGTGGTCAATCAGCGATGATCGGGGTAATTGTTAAAGATATTAGAGATCCTTTCTATGCGAGTATTATTACTGGCATTAATGAAATTTTAACTCAGCAAGGTTATGTGATGTTTTTGACTCAATCGGGTAATGAGCAAACAGCTCTATTACAATGTGCTAACTCTTTGATTGAACAAGGCGTATCGGGGATCATTTTGTGTCTTGGTGAGCTAATCACCGATGAGCTGAAAATCGTCGCTGACAGACAAAGTATTCCGCTGATTATTGCCGCGCAATCTAGCAATATTGATAACATGACCATTGTACGCTCTGATAACCGCTTAGGTGCTAAATTAGCAACTGAATATTTAATTAATAAAGGTCATCGGCAAATAGGTTATCTTGGTGGGCGAATGGATTCATTAACAAGAGCTGAACGTTTAGCCGGGTTCGCTGATGGATTATTTAAACACGGATTAAAATTTAAAGCGGAATGGACAGTGAGTCATGAACAACCAGAAGAGCTTGCTGACTTTGAACAGTTACTTAAACTTCATCCGAATATCTCAGCATTTTTATGCCATGATTCTTCAACAACGTTATCTTTAATGCTTACCGTATCTAAATTAGGTCGAGCGCTAGGTAAAGGTCGCATGATCAGCTATTTTGAGCACCAAATAGAAGTGTTCAGTTTTGGTACGCAAGCTGAAATATATATTGCTAAAAATTTGATCAATTACATTGATAACCAGCCAATGGAAATTGGTCGGCAGGCAGCCGATATTCTTTTACAAAATACTCAAATTTCTACACCTATTGTTATCAAGCCAGAACTTATTATTTGA
- the ettA gene encoding energy-dependent translational throttle protein EttA: MAQYVFTMNRVGKIVPPKRYILKNISLSFFHGAKIGVLGLNGSGKSTLLKIMAGLDTEIEGEAQPQAGLRIGYLPQEPKLNPEQTVREAVEEAVGDAKNALARLDQVYAAYAEPDADFDKLAKEQAELEAIIQTHDAHNINIQLERAADALRLPDWDTKIGVLSGGERRRVALCRLLLEKPDMLLLDEPTNHLDAESVAWLERFLHDYEGTVVAVTHDRYFLDNVAGWILELDRGEGIPWEGNYSSWLEQKDQRLAQEASTESARRKSIEKELEWVRQNPKGRQAKSKARLARFDELNSNDYQKRNETNELFIPTGQRLGDKVIEIEHLTKSYGDRVLIDDLSLRIPKGAIVGIIGPNGAGKSTLFRMLSGQEQPDSGVITLGETVQLASVDQFRDSMDDKKTVWDEISHGQDIMRIGNFEIPSRAYVGRFNFKGVDQQKRVGELSGGERGRVHLAKLLQVGGNVLLLDEPTNDLDVETLRALENALLEFPGCALVISHDRWFLDRIATHIIDYQDEGHVEFFEGNFTEYEEWKKRTLGAEALEPKRTKYKRITK, translated from the coding sequence ATGGCACAATATGTTTTTACCATGAATAGAGTAGGGAAAATTGTCCCTCCTAAGCGCTATATTCTTAAAAATATTTCTCTAAGTTTCTTCCATGGCGCGAAAATCGGCGTACTCGGTCTAAATGGTTCGGGTAAATCAACGCTATTAAAAATTATGGCCGGACTTGATACTGAAATAGAAGGTGAGGCTCAACCACAAGCAGGGTTAAGAATTGGTTATTTACCACAAGAACCAAAATTAAATCCTGAACAAACTGTGCGAGAAGCAGTTGAAGAAGCCGTTGGTGATGCCAAAAATGCCTTAGCCCGCCTTGACCAAGTGTATGCTGCTTATGCCGAGCCTGATGCCGATTTTGATAAGCTAGCCAAAGAACAAGCGGAACTTGAAGCGATTATTCAAACCCATGACGCTCACAATATTAATATTCAACTAGAACGCGCTGCTGATGCGTTGCGTTTGCCCGATTGGGATACAAAAATTGGCGTGTTATCTGGTGGTGAACGCCGCCGCGTCGCACTATGTCGCTTACTACTTGAAAAACCCGATATGTTACTGCTTGACGAACCGACCAACCACTTAGATGCAGAATCCGTTGCTTGGCTTGAGCGATTCTTACATGATTATGAAGGTACTGTCGTTGCCGTAACTCATGACCGTTACTTCTTAGATAATGTTGCGGGTTGGATTTTAGAGCTTGATCGTGGTGAAGGTATCCCGTGGGAAGGTAACTACTCATCATGGCTTGAACAAAAAGATCAGCGCTTAGCACAAGAAGCATCAACTGAATCTGCACGCCGTAAATCGATCGAAAAAGAACTTGAATGGGTACGCCAAAATCCTAAAGGTCGCCAAGCAAAAAGTAAGGCCCGCCTTGCCCGTTTTGATGAGCTTAATAGCAATGACTATCAAAAACGTAATGAAACCAATGAACTCTTTATCCCAACAGGTCAACGCCTTGGTGATAAAGTTATTGAGATTGAACATCTTACCAAATCTTATGGTGATAGAGTTTTAATTGATGATCTTTCATTGCGAATTCCTAAAGGTGCAATTGTCGGTATTATCGGACCAAATGGTGCAGGTAAATCAACATTATTTAGAATGTTATCAGGACAAGAGCAACCAGATTCAGGTGTAATAACATTAGGCGAGACGGTCCAGCTAGCATCAGTTGATCAATTCCGAGATAGTATGGATGACAAAAAAACGGTCTGGGATGAGATCTCTCATGGTCAAGATATTATGCGTATCGGTAATTTTGAAATCCCAAGTCGTGCCTATGTCGGACGTTTTAACTTTAAAGGTGTCGATCAGCAAAAACGCGTAGGAGAGTTATCTGGTGGTGAACGCGGTCGAGTGCATTTAGCTAAATTATTGCAAGTCGGGGGGAATGTACTATTACTTGATGAACCTACCAATGACTTAGATGTCGAAACGCTGCGCGCACTCGAAAATGCCTTGCTAGAGTTTCCTGGTTGCGCGTTAGTTATTTCACATGATCGCTGGTTCTTAGATCGTATCGCAACGCATATCATTGATTATCAAGATGAAGGACATGTTGAATTTTTTGAAGGTAACTTTACCGAATATGAAGAGTGGAAAAAACGTACGCTTGGCGCTGAAGCATTAGAGCCGAAACGAACTAAGTACAAACGCATCACCAAATAG
- a CDS encoding MFS transporter: protein MPLLNHLNYINHMNPQQTTLLSFWLTILMAMAVGISVASNYYAQPLLHSITQDLQISVENSGSIVTTAQFSYALGLLFIAPLGDKIERKTLIIILMLLTTIGLVISAVAYSKTMLIVGTAISGIFSAVAQVLIPFSATLALPNQRGKVVGILMSGMLLGILLARTFAGAISTMADWRMVYWIAAAIMCFTTFLLCCSLPRYYHKNTTNYWQLISSIFGLFYQERVLRIRALIGGIAFALFSLLWTPLAFLLSSEPYHYSDFIIGLFGLAGAAGAMGSPIVGKLSDKGKGILVTSVGLALLLFSWLPLSLAQLSVMALVIGVIVIDFAVQVTHVSCMNAIYQHGGVENRTRMNAGYMLSYFTGGMLGSLSSTYLFAHYGWYAIVSAGCLLATFGILVWVYYLKNKSSR from the coding sequence ATGCCACTGCTCAATCACTTAAATTATATTAACCACATGAATCCACAACAGACAACACTCCTCTCTTTTTGGCTAACGATTTTAATGGCAATGGCTGTTGGGATCTCGGTGGCAAGTAATTATTATGCACAGCCGCTTTTGCATTCAATAACCCAAGATTTACAAATATCGGTAGAAAACTCAGGTAGTATTGTCACAACAGCTCAATTTAGTTATGCATTAGGGCTGTTATTTATCGCGCCATTAGGCGATAAAATTGAGCGTAAAACACTAATTATCATCTTGATGCTATTAACCACAATAGGGCTTGTTATTAGCGCTGTTGCGTACTCAAAAACAATGCTAATTGTTGGCACTGCGATATCAGGAATATTTTCAGCAGTAGCTCAAGTTCTGATTCCTTTTTCAGCAACCTTGGCATTACCGAATCAGCGAGGCAAAGTCGTTGGTATTTTAATGAGTGGTATGTTGCTGGGCATTTTACTTGCGAGAACATTTGCGGGCGCAATATCCACAATGGCTGATTGGCGGATGGTTTATTGGATTGCTGCGGCGATTATGTGTTTTACCACCTTCTTATTATGTTGCTCCTTACCGCGTTATTATCATAAAAATACCACTAATTATTGGCAATTAATTAGTTCTATTTTTGGTTTATTTTATCAAGAGCGTGTACTTCGAATTAGAGCTTTAATTGGTGGCATTGCTTTCGCGTTATTTTCATTACTATGGACACCACTGGCTTTTTTACTCAGTTCCGAGCCTTATCATTATTCTGATTTTATCATTGGATTGTTTGGGCTAGCTGGAGCGGCAGGAGCAATGGGTTCGCCCATTGTGGGTAAACTATCTGATAAAGGTAAAGGTATATTGGTTACCTCAGTCGGCCTTGCTTTATTATTATTTTCTTGGTTACCGTTATCTTTAGCTCAATTATCGGTTATGGCTTTAGTTATCGGCGTCATTGTTATTGATTTTGCGGTGCAAGTTACCCACGTCTCATGTATGAATGCTATCTATCAGCACGGTGGGGTTGAAAATCGCACCCGAATGAATGCTGGTTATATGTTAAGCTATTTTACGGGTGGCATGTTGGGCTCACTAAGCTCAACGTATTTATTCGCCCACTATGGCTGGTATGCTATCGTTAGTGCGGGTTGTTTACTGGCAACATTTGGGATCTTAGTGTGGGTGTATTATTTAAAAAACAAATCATCACGGTAA